In one Bacteroidales bacterium WCE2004 genomic region, the following are encoded:
- a CDS encoding sec-independent protein translocase protein TatC codes for MGESGKEQEMSFWDHLDALRGTIFRSLLAVCLLAVLGFVFKRALFAAVLAPASEDFFLYRLLGWRFDLELINVEMSAQFFVHLQAAFSAALILACPYIIWELWRFIAPALYKGERRAVGTAFLMATGLFYAGAAVGYLLVLPACVQFFLNYSVSELITNSITISSYMSMFTSTVLMVGVAFEFPTVIWLLSRLGVLTRDQLYKGRRYAVVAVAFIAAIVTPADPLSMVIVAAPLYLLYEIAILLCSKSPEKPEADASAA; via the coding sequence GTGGGGGAGTCCGGCAAAGAGCAGGAGATGTCCTTCTGGGACCATCTCGACGCGCTGAGAGGAACCATCTTCCGCTCGTTGCTCGCCGTGTGCCTGCTGGCCGTGCTGGGCTTCGTGTTCAAGCGCGCGCTTTTCGCGGCCGTCCTGGCCCCGGCTTCTGAGGATTTCTTCCTCTACAGGCTCCTGGGCTGGCGGTTCGACCTCGAACTGATCAACGTGGAGATGTCCGCGCAGTTCTTCGTCCACCTGCAGGCCGCCTTCAGCGCCGCCCTGATCCTCGCGTGCCCGTATATCATCTGGGAGCTGTGGCGCTTCATAGCGCCTGCGCTCTACAAAGGGGAGCGCAGGGCCGTGGGGACGGCTTTCCTGATGGCCACGGGGTTGTTCTATGCGGGTGCGGCCGTCGGCTACTTGCTGGTGCTGCCCGCCTGCGTGCAGTTTTTCCTGAATTATTCGGTCAGCGAGCTGATCACCAATTCGATCACGATCAGTTCGTATATGTCGATGTTCACCTCGACCGTGCTGATGGTCGGCGTGGCCTTCGAGTTCCCGACCGTCATCTGGCTGCTCTCCAGGCTGGGCGTGCTCACGCGCGACCAGCTCTACAAGGGCCGCCGCTATGCCGTCGTGGCGGTGGCGTTCATCGCCGCCATCGTGACGCCGGCGGACCCGCTGTCGATGGTCATCGTCGCGGCGCCGCTGTATTTGTTGTACGAAATCGCCATTCTGCTATGCTCGAAATCACCCGAGAAGCCCGAAGCGGACGCATCGGCTGCGTAA
- a CDS encoding DNA-binding transcriptional regulator, XRE-family HTH domain, with protein MNKRLQQFLAAENISQAQFAETLGVARASVSHILSGRNKPGFDFLESMIRHYPALNFEWLLTGRGRMYDSAKPAPEAPARPVSPLPAEPEDSLFGEPGNRQETVAEAPFQPQNSYTDDLVSKAQSFSNKKNISKIVVFYSDGTFQEIP; from the coding sequence ATGAACAAGCGTCTTCAGCAGTTTTTGGCCGCCGAAAACATCAGCCAGGCCCAGTTCGCCGAGACCCTCGGCGTCGCACGCGCCAGCGTCTCCCACATCCTGTCCGGACGCAACAAGCCAGGCTTCGATTTTCTCGAGAGTATGATCCGCCACTACCCTGCCCTCAATTTTGAGTGGCTTCTCACGGGCCGCGGAAGGATGTACGACAGCGCAAAACCTGCCCCTGAAGCCCCTGCAAGGCCGGTTTCTCCCCTGCCCGCCGAACCGGAGGACTCGCTCTTCGGCGAGCCCGGAAACCGGCAGGAAACCGTCGCAGAAGCCCCCTTCCAGCCGCAAAACAGCTATACCGACGATTTAGTTAGCAAGGCGCAAAGCTTTAGTAATAAGAAGAATATATCTAAAATTGTTGTCTTCTACAGCGACGGAACCTTCCAGGAAATCCCATAA
- a CDS encoding valyl-tRNA synthetase, translated as MELSTKYNPSEVEDKWYAYWLKNRCFHSEPDNREPYTIVIPPPNVTGILHMGHVLNNTLNDVLIRKARMDGKNACWVPGTDHASIATESKVVARLKERGISKEDLTREEFLKYAWEWKEEHGGIILQQLRKLGASCDWDRTRFTMEPALSEAVLATFCHFYKKGWIYRGVRMVNWDPVALTAISDDEVIHRDTKSHFYHLKYFVSDGNGNPTDQYLVIATTRPETIMADAAICVNPADERHHWLRGKKVLIPLINREIPVIEDDYVEMDFGTGCLKVTPAHDAHDYEIGLRHNLPVMDIIDDHGRLNEQAQILVGEDRFVARKKIAKMLEESGNLVKVEEYISPVGYSERTDAVIEPKLSAQWFLKMEDLAARALDHVESGRIKFIPDKYRNTYRHWMENVRDWCISRQLWWGQRIPAWYLPDGQIVVEETAEKALAAAQKIDPSLTAADLKQDEDVLDTWFSSWLWPISVFDPQLPGHPDHKANRDLSYYYPTNDLVTGPDIIFFWVARMIMAGDEFMHDVPFRNVYFTGIVRDKIGRKMSKTLGNSPNPLDLIAKYGADAVRLGMLLCSSAGNDILYDESQVEQGRNFCAKIWNAWRLVSSWNVDNDAAQPEAARVAVKWFDNLLSRTIETVEDHYSKFRINDALMAIYKLFWDDYCSWFLELVKPEYGKSIDGCTYSAAVLFFEKLIKLIHPIMPFITEELWQAMEERRDGETIMFERTPVAGPYDSDFLARFEQAREAIISIRAVRAQKQIAPKETLDLFIEGGFSEELFPVIRKAANIANVNAGVAEGAAVSFLVGTCKMSIPMSGFVNTDEEKARLEAELDHQRKFLAGVRAKLANEKFVAHAPEAVIANERKKEADALARIEALEASLKAL; from the coding sequence ATGGAACTTAGCACGAAATACAACCCCTCCGAAGTGGAGGACAAGTGGTACGCCTACTGGCTGAAGAACCGGTGTTTTCATTCCGAACCGGACAACCGCGAACCTTATACGATCGTCATCCCGCCGCCCAACGTGACGGGCATTCTCCATATGGGCCACGTGCTCAACAACACGCTCAACGACGTGCTCATCCGCAAGGCGCGGATGGACGGCAAGAACGCCTGCTGGGTGCCCGGCACGGACCATGCCTCCATCGCCACGGAGTCCAAGGTGGTCGCGCGCCTCAAGGAGCGCGGCATTTCCAAGGAGGACCTCACGCGTGAGGAATTCCTCAAATACGCCTGGGAGTGGAAGGAGGAGCACGGCGGCATCATCCTGCAGCAGCTCCGCAAACTCGGCGCCTCCTGCGACTGGGACCGCACCCGCTTCACGATGGAGCCGGCGCTCTCCGAGGCCGTCCTCGCCACCTTCTGCCATTTCTACAAGAAGGGCTGGATCTACCGCGGCGTGCGGATGGTCAACTGGGACCCGGTGGCCCTCACGGCCATCAGCGACGACGAGGTGATCCACCGCGACACCAAGAGCCATTTCTATCACTTGAAATATTTCGTGTCCGACGGCAACGGCAATCCCACGGACCAGTACCTTGTGATCGCCACGACGCGTCCGGAGACCATCATGGCCGACGCCGCGATCTGCGTCAATCCTGCCGACGAGCGCCATCACTGGCTGCGCGGCAAGAAGGTGCTCATCCCGCTGATCAACCGGGAGATCCCGGTGATCGAGGACGACTACGTGGAGATGGACTTCGGTACGGGCTGCCTCAAGGTCACGCCCGCCCACGACGCCCACGACTACGAGATCGGCCTGCGCCACAACCTCCCGGTCATGGACATCATTGACGACCACGGCCGTCTCAACGAGCAGGCGCAGATCCTGGTGGGCGAGGACCGTTTCGTCGCCCGCAAGAAGATCGCCAAGATGCTGGAGGAGTCCGGCAACCTGGTCAAGGTCGAGGAATACATCTCCCCGGTCGGCTACTCCGAGCGCACCGACGCCGTGATCGAGCCGAAGCTCTCCGCGCAGTGGTTCCTCAAGATGGAGGACCTGGCGGCCCGCGCCCTCGACCACGTCGAGTCCGGCCGCATCAAGTTCATCCCGGACAAATACCGCAACACCTACCGCCATTGGATGGAGAACGTCCGCGACTGGTGCATCTCCCGCCAGCTGTGGTGGGGCCAGCGCATCCCGGCCTGGTATCTGCCCGACGGGCAGATCGTGGTCGAGGAGACGGCCGAAAAGGCCCTCGCAGCCGCGCAGAAGATCGATCCGTCCCTGACGGCCGCCGACCTCAAGCAGGACGAGGACGTGCTCGACACCTGGTTCTCCAGCTGGCTGTGGCCGATCTCCGTGTTCGACCCGCAGCTGCCCGGCCATCCGGACCACAAGGCCAACCGCGACCTGTCCTATTACTATCCGACCAACGACCTGGTGACCGGCCCGGACATCATCTTCTTCTGGGTGGCCCGCATGATCATGGCCGGCGACGAGTTCATGCACGACGTGCCGTTCCGCAATGTCTATTTCACGGGCATCGTGCGCGACAAGATCGGCCGCAAGATGAGCAAGACCCTGGGCAACAGCCCCAACCCGCTCGACCTGATCGCGAAATATGGCGCCGACGCCGTCCGGCTCGGCATGCTGCTCTGTTCCTCCGCCGGCAACGACATCCTCTACGATGAGTCCCAGGTGGAGCAGGGCCGCAACTTCTGCGCGAAGATCTGGAACGCCTGGCGGCTCGTCAGCAGCTGGAACGTGGACAACGACGCCGCGCAGCCGGAGGCCGCCCGCGTGGCCGTGAAGTGGTTCGACAACCTGCTGTCCCGCACCATCGAGACGGTCGAGGACCACTATTCCAAGTTCCGCATCAACGACGCCCTGATGGCGATCTACAAGCTCTTCTGGGACGACTACTGCAGCTGGTTCCTGGAGCTGGTCAAGCCCGAATACGGCAAGTCCATCGACGGCTGCACCTACAGCGCCGCCGTGCTCTTCTTCGAGAAGCTCATCAAGCTGATCCACCCGATCATGCCGTTCATCACCGAAGAGCTCTGGCAGGCCATGGAGGAGCGCCGCGACGGCGAAACCATCATGTTCGAGCGCACGCCGGTCGCCGGTCCCTACGACAGCGACTTCCTGGCGCGTTTCGAGCAGGCCCGCGAGGCGATCATCTCCATCCGCGCCGTGCGCGCGCAGAAGCAGATCGCTCCCAAGGAGACGCTCGACCTGTTCATCGAGGGCGGCTTCAGCGAGGAGCTGTTCCCGGTGATCCGCAAGGCCGCCAACATCGCGAACGTGAACGCCGGTGTCGCCGAAGGCGCAGCCGTGTCCTTCCTGGTGGGCACCTGCAAGATGAGCATCCCGATGTCGGGCTTTGTCAACACCGACGAGGAGAAAGCCAGGCTGGAGGCCGAACTGGACCACCAGCGTAAGTTCCTCGCCGGGGTGCGCGCCAAGCTCGCCAACGAGAAGTTCGTCGCGCACGCGCCGGAGGCCGTAATCGCGAACGAGCGCAAGAAGGAAGCGGACGCCCTGGCGCGCATCGAGGCGCTGGAGGCTTCCCTGAAGGCTTTGTAA
- a CDS encoding sec-independent protein translocase protein TatA, whose product MLVYPLGVIGPWQIVILALLIILLFGGKKIPELMKGIGKGVKSFKEGMNEVEDQINKSDEDKPKEDPKQ is encoded by the coding sequence ATGTTAGTCTATCCCCTTGGCGTGATCGGCCCCTGGCAAATCGTCATCCTGGCCCTGCTCATCATCCTCCTGTTCGGCGGCAAGAAGATCCCCGAACTGATGAAGGGCATCGGCAAAGGTGTCAAGAGCTTCAAGGAAGGGATGAACGAGGTCGAGGACCAGATCAACAAGTCCGACGAAGACAAACCCAAAGAGGACCCCAAGCAGTAG
- a CDS encoding Dihydroorotate dehydrogenase — protein MGLYGILIKPFVRRRDIESASRIALRYFELIEKIPGGRLISRWIHRNRPEGLQREVFGLDFYNPVGLGAGLDLYGELYNDLNNLGFSFVEIGPMDADGVRRAVRRIQDDPQDDILAACINADHLTAFTLAYDFCDFFVIDITSNPSTDVLDPLLDARVAEEIYKPVVVKLPKSIPVSEIDDIIDYSLMNGVDGIEARSIEQIRHIHEYSHGRLPIIANTHIESPEQAAEALEAGASLVEVRNALVRQGPPFVGNILKYLLKKFAKNERNSPKPDSPAAEQ, from the coding sequence ATGGGATTGTACGGAATTCTGATCAAACCCTTCGTCCGTAGAAGGGACATCGAGAGCGCCTCGCGGATTGCCCTCCGCTATTTTGAGCTGATCGAGAAGATTCCCGGCGGCCGCCTGATCAGCCGCTGGATCCACCGCAACCGCCCGGAAGGCCTGCAGCGCGAGGTTTTCGGCCTGGATTTCTACAATCCGGTCGGCCTGGGCGCCGGTCTCGACCTCTACGGCGAGCTGTACAACGACCTTAACAACCTGGGATTCAGCTTCGTGGAGATCGGCCCGATGGACGCGGACGGCGTCCGCCGTGCCGTCCGCCGGATCCAGGACGACCCGCAGGACGACATCCTTGCCGCCTGCATCAACGCCGACCACCTGACGGCCTTCACCCTCGCCTACGACTTCTGCGATTTCTTCGTCATCGACATCACGTCCAATCCTTCCACGGACGTGCTCGATCCCCTGCTGGACGCGCGCGTGGCCGAGGAGATCTACAAGCCCGTCGTCGTCAAGCTCCCCAAGTCGATCCCCGTCTCGGAGATCGACGACATCATCGACTACAGCCTGATGAACGGCGTGGACGGCATCGAGGCCCGCAGCATCGAGCAGATCCGCCATATCCACGAGTATTCCCACGGCCGCCTGCCCATCATCGCCAACACGCACATCGAGTCGCCCGAGCAGGCCGCGGAGGCCCTCGAGGCCGGCGCCTCGCTGGTCGAGGTGCGCAACGCCCTGGTCCGCCAGGGTCCCCCGTTTGTCGGGAACATCCTCAAATATCTGCTTAAGAAGTTTGCCAAGAATGAGCGAAACAGTCCAAAACCGGATAGCCCGGCTGCTGAGCAATAG
- a CDS encoding S-adenosylmethionine:tRNA ribosyltransferase-isomerase, giving the protein MIPVLHIEDYNYPLPDERIAKYPLPERDASKLLVYRDGQVAERQFRHLAEELPEGALMVFNETKVVPARLFFKRPTGAHIEVFCLEPDTPAEYNTNFAATASCRWKCVIGNAKRWKNDEILTLEGEEFEGVWPKARLIGREGQTGIVEFSWEGGIPFSELLERCGRVPIPPYLNRDTEAIDLERYQTLYAHIRGSVAAPTAGLHFTQRVLDEIAAKGIDIERVCLHVGAGTFLPVKSSLVSEHPMHREPFVVSRDLLVRLRERKRPVVAVGTTSVRTLESLYYVGLSCLQTGKPADVEQWAPYGLDADAPGLEEALDAIIAYLDANGLQELTVGTRIIIVPGFRFRVVDAMVTNFHQPQSTLLLLISAFVDGDWHTIYDYALANGFRFLSYGDSSLLFRR; this is encoded by the coding sequence ATGATACCTGTCCTTCATATAGAAGATTACAACTATCCGCTCCCCGACGAGCGGATCGCCAAATATCCGCTTCCGGAGCGCGACGCGTCCAAATTGCTCGTCTATCGCGACGGCCAGGTCGCGGAGCGCCAATTCCGCCATCTGGCGGAGGAATTGCCCGAAGGGGCCCTGATGGTCTTCAACGAGACCAAGGTCGTTCCCGCCCGCCTGTTCTTCAAGCGGCCCACGGGCGCGCATATCGAAGTTTTCTGCCTCGAGCCGGACACGCCGGCCGAATACAACACCAATTTCGCCGCCACGGCGAGCTGCCGCTGGAAATGCGTCATCGGCAACGCCAAACGCTGGAAAAACGACGAAATCCTCACCCTGGAGGGCGAAGAATTCGAGGGCGTCTGGCCCAAGGCGCGCCTGATCGGCCGCGAGGGCCAGACCGGCATCGTCGAATTCAGCTGGGAGGGCGGCATCCCGTTCTCCGAACTGCTCGAGCGCTGCGGCCGCGTGCCCATTCCGCCCTATCTGAACCGCGACACGGAGGCCATCGACCTGGAGCGCTACCAGACGCTCTACGCGCACATCCGCGGCTCCGTGGCGGCCCCTACGGCCGGCCTGCATTTCACCCAGCGGGTGCTGGACGAGATCGCCGCCAAGGGGATCGACATCGAGCGCGTGTGCCTGCACGTGGGCGCGGGAACGTTCCTGCCGGTCAAGAGCTCGCTCGTGTCGGAGCATCCGATGCATCGCGAGCCGTTCGTGGTGAGCCGCGACCTGCTGGTCCGGCTGCGCGAGCGCAAGCGTCCTGTCGTGGCCGTCGGCACGACCTCCGTCCGCACGCTCGAATCCCTCTATTATGTGGGCCTGAGCTGCCTGCAGACGGGCAAACCGGCCGACGTGGAGCAGTGGGCGCCGTACGGGCTGGACGCGGATGCGCCGGGCCTGGAGGAGGCGCTGGACGCCATCATCGCGTATCTGGACGCCAACGGGCTGCAGGAGCTGACGGTGGGCACGCGCATCATCATCGTGCCCGGATTCCGTTTTCGCGTGGTGGACGCGATGGTGACCAATTTCCACCAGCCGCAGAGCACGCTGCTGCTGCTGATCTCCGCCTTCGTGGACGGCGACTGGCATACGATCTATGATTACGCCCTGGCGAACGGTTTCCGTTTCCTGAGCTACGGCGACTCATCTTTGCTTTTTAGACGCTGA
- a CDS encoding Carbohydrate-binding family 9: MLEITREARSGRIGCVNWPDAFPSSPDVQFEIFHTGDTLHLTYRVREDAVRAVCAADRERVWEDSCVEFFFAPRADGYYYNLECTCTGKVLLCRGTGRGDRESLPQAAYDGIVRRCSLGSAPFGLREEPTAWEVALDIPAATFGLERFDGLQARGNFYKCGDGLPVPHFLSWAPIDTPKPDFHRPEFFDTLVFV; encoded by the coding sequence ATGCTCGAAATCACCCGAGAAGCCCGAAGCGGACGCATCGGCTGCGTAAACTGGCCCGATGCGTTCCCGTCCAGCCCGGACGTCCAGTTCGAAATCTTCCACACGGGAGACACGCTGCACCTGACCTACCGGGTGCGGGAGGATGCCGTGCGGGCGGTCTGCGCGGCGGACCGCGAACGCGTCTGGGAGGATTCGTGCGTGGAGTTTTTCTTCGCGCCGCGCGCGGACGGCTATTATTACAACCTGGAATGCACCTGCACGGGCAAGGTGCTGCTCTGCCGCGGCACGGGGCGCGGCGACCGCGAATCGCTGCCGCAGGCGGCCTACGACGGCATCGTGCGCCGCTGCTCGCTCGGCAGCGCGCCGTTCGGCCTCCGCGAGGAGCCCACGGCCTGGGAGGTCGCGCTCGACATCCCGGCCGCGACCTTCGGTCTGGAGCGCTTCGACGGCCTGCAGGCGCGCGGCAACTTCTACAAATGCGGCGACGGCCTGCCGGTGCCGCACTTCCTGAGCTGGGCGCCCATCGACACGCCCAAGCCGGACTTCCATCGCCCGGAATTCTTTGATACTTTGGTTTTTGTATGA
- a CDS encoding amidohydrolase, PncC family: MSETVQNRIARLLSNSGRTLSAAESCTGGQISHLLTTVSGSSTWYLGSVTSYATAIKEKVLGVPARTVEQFGLTSGEVASAMAEGVRALTGSTYAVATTGLAEGGDGHYPEGTVWIGVTGPAGTQARIYQCDLGRKGNIRRFANVALQTLAAYIEKDLKK, translated from the coding sequence ATGAGCGAAACAGTCCAAAACCGGATAGCCCGGCTGCTGAGCAATAGCGGCCGCACCCTCAGCGCCGCCGAGTCCTGCACCGGCGGACAGATCTCCCATCTGCTGACCACCGTGTCCGGTTCGTCCACCTGGTATCTCGGCTCCGTCACCTCCTATGCGACTGCCATCAAGGAGAAGGTCCTGGGTGTCCCCGCCCGCACCGTCGAGCAGTTCGGCCTGACCAGCGGAGAGGTGGCCTCCGCCATGGCGGAAGGTGTCCGCGCCCTGACGGGCAGCACCTACGCCGTCGCGACCACCGGCCTCGCCGAGGGCGGCGACGGGCACTATCCGGAGGGTACGGTCTGGATCGGCGTGACCGGTCCGGCCGGCACGCAGGCCCGGATTTACCAGTGCGACCTGGGCCGGAAGGGCAATATCCGCCGTTTTGCCAACGTCGCCCTCCAAACTTTGGCCGCTTACATCGAAAAGGATTTAAAGAAATAG
- a CDS encoding Acyltransferase — MNENEFEDIRPYTDAEAVEALARMSRHPMMPVVSKYLFPSVPASAMSHMLRGIGSIDQFQNEVMMGVIDGILARTSDGFTCSGIEHLKGIQGRFLAVSNHRDIVLDPALIQYVMKQAGLPFTEICVGSNLVTSQLLEDLLRSNRMIKVIRGIKARELYLSSQRLSQYIRERITSGGASIWIAQREGRTKNGLDTTEQGLLKMFDMSGTGTFEENFRELNIVPMSISYEYESCDARKAREVLLRREGPYVKKEDEDLHSILTGIRQPKGHIHLEIEEPLTAEEIFEASKCEKNDRYQSIRHLLDRRIIAGYKLWKTNYMAHDLLYEKREFAEAGKYTEQNLAAFEKYIGHKLGKLERRLDREELRKIFLGIYAGPIDAKRAL; from the coding sequence ATGAACGAGAATGAATTCGAGGACATACGCCCGTATACGGATGCAGAGGCCGTAGAGGCCCTTGCCCGGATGTCCCGGCACCCGATGATGCCGGTGGTGTCCAAGTACCTTTTCCCTTCGGTTCCTGCCTCCGCGATGAGCCACATGCTCCGCGGCATCGGCAGCATCGACCAGTTCCAGAACGAAGTGATGATGGGGGTGATCGACGGCATCCTTGCCCGGACCTCCGACGGCTTCACCTGCAGCGGAATCGAGCATCTCAAGGGCATCCAGGGCCGTTTTCTGGCCGTTTCCAACCACCGCGACATCGTGCTCGACCCGGCGCTCATCCAGTATGTGATGAAGCAGGCGGGGCTGCCGTTCACGGAGATCTGCGTGGGGTCGAACCTCGTCACCAGCCAGCTGCTGGAGGACCTGCTGCGCTCCAACCGCATGATCAAGGTCATCCGCGGCATCAAGGCCCGCGAGCTGTATCTCTCCTCGCAGCGCCTGTCGCAATACATCCGCGAGCGGATCACCTCCGGCGGCGCGTCCATCTGGATCGCGCAGCGCGAGGGCCGCACCAAGAACGGCCTGGACACGACGGAGCAGGGCCTGCTCAAGATGTTCGACATGAGCGGCACGGGCACGTTCGAGGAGAATTTCCGCGAGCTCAACATCGTCCCGATGAGCATTTCCTATGAATACGAGTCCTGCGACGCGCGCAAGGCGCGGGAAGTGCTGCTGCGCCGCGAGGGACCGTACGTCAAGAAGGAAGACGAAGACCTGCACAGCATCCTGACGGGCATCCGCCAGCCCAAGGGCCATATCCACCTGGAGATCGAGGAGCCGCTCACGGCGGAGGAGATCTTCGAGGCCTCGAAATGCGAGAAGAACGACCGTTACCAGTCCATCCGCCATCTGCTCGACCGTCGCATCATCGCGGGCTACAAGCTTTGGAAGACCAACTACATGGCGCACGATCTGCTTTATGAGAAGCGCGAATTCGCCGAGGCGGGCAAATATACGGAGCAGAACCTGGCCGCGTTCGAGAAATACATCGGCCACAAGCTCGGCAAGCTCGAGCGGCGGCTCGACAGGGAGGAGCTGCGCAAGATTTTCCTTGGCATCTACGCCGGTCCGATCGACGCGAAGCGGGCGCTCTAG
- a CDS encoding ATP-binding cassette, subfamily F, member 3, whose protein sequence is MISIEDVTVAYGGFVLLDKINFHVSEFDKIGLVGKNGAGKSTILKMICGLQNPTSGRIDKPRDLTIGYLPQIMEHHRGRTVLEEAMTAFANTAEIEREIASVTKELETRTDYESDDYAALIDRLTSLNDRLEMSHSEPPEVQARRTLLGLGFLDDELGRLTETFSQGWNMRIELAKILLRQPDVLLLDEPTNHLDIESIEWLEDYLKARRCALLLVSHDRRFLDTVTTRTVEVMLGHIHDYKVPYTQYLELRAERIQQQVAAYENQQRMIQKTEEFINTFRYKPTKSNQVQSRIKALEKLDRLEIDETDNARLTVKFPPAPRSGDVVYKATDLTVGYPQKVVFRHADIEIKRGEKVALIGRNGEGKTTLMRVINGELDPISGESRLGHNVQIGYYAQNQEDILDKNETVFSTLDRIAVGDIRSKLRDLLAQFLFRGEDIDKRVSVLSGGERARLGMAKLMLQSYNLLALDEPTNHMDIKSKEILKQALKAYDGTLLVVSHDRDFLDGLVDKMYEFRDGQVKEHLGTVSDFLAKRKLETLQELERKFAPAPTAAARKEEEQKKSAFEERKQVNKIDRKKKNRISYLECEIAKQEERMKQIEAILAAPTEKDDIMDLTREYLECKRDLDAKTEEWGTLID, encoded by the coding sequence ATGATTTCAATTGAGGATGTGACAGTTGCGTATGGTGGTTTTGTCCTGCTGGACAAGATCAACTTCCACGTGAGCGAGTTCGACAAGATCGGACTCGTGGGCAAGAACGGAGCGGGGAAGTCCACCATCCTGAAAATGATATGCGGCCTGCAGAATCCGACCTCCGGGCGGATCGACAAGCCGCGCGACCTGACCATCGGCTACCTGCCCCAGATCATGGAACACCACCGCGGCCGCACGGTGCTCGAAGAGGCGATGACCGCCTTCGCGAATACGGCCGAAATCGAGCGCGAGATCGCTTCCGTGACGAAGGAGCTGGAGACGCGTACCGACTATGAATCAGATGATTACGCCGCGCTCATCGACCGCCTGACCAGCCTGAACGACCGCCTGGAGATGAGCCACAGCGAGCCGCCCGAGGTCCAGGCCCGCCGGACCCTGCTGGGCCTCGGCTTCCTGGACGACGAGCTCGGCCGCCTGACCGAGACCTTTTCCCAGGGCTGGAATATGCGCATCGAGCTGGCCAAGATCCTGCTCCGCCAGCCGGACGTGCTCCTGCTCGACGAGCCCACCAACCACCTCGACATCGAGTCCATCGAGTGGCTGGAAGACTACCTCAAGGCCCGCCGCTGCGCGCTGCTGCTCGTCAGCCACGACCGCCGCTTCCTCGACACGGTCACGACCCGCACCGTCGAGGTGATGCTCGGCCATATCCACGACTACAAAGTCCCTTATACCCAATACCTTGAACTTCGCGCGGAGCGCATCCAGCAGCAGGTCGCGGCCTACGAGAACCAGCAGCGGATGATCCAGAAGACGGAAGAATTCATCAACACCTTCCGCTACAAGCCCACGAAGTCCAACCAGGTCCAGTCCCGCATCAAGGCGCTGGAGAAACTTGACCGCCTCGAGATCGACGAGACCGACAACGCTCGCCTGACGGTCAAGTTCCCGCCCGCGCCGCGCTCCGGCGACGTCGTCTACAAGGCCACGGACCTGACCGTCGGCTACCCGCAGAAGGTCGTCTTCCGCCACGCCGACATCGAGATCAAGCGCGGCGAGAAGGTGGCGCTGATCGGCCGCAACGGCGAGGGCAAGACCACGCTGATGCGCGTGATCAACGGTGAGCTGGACCCGATCAGCGGCGAATCCCGCCTCGGACACAACGTCCAGATCGGCTACTACGCACAGAACCAGGAAGATATCCTCGACAAGAACGAGACCGTGTTCTCCACGTTGGACCGCATCGCCGTAGGCGACATCCGCAGCAAGCTGCGCGACCTGCTGGCCCAGTTCCTGTTCCGCGGCGAGGACATCGACAAGCGCGTGTCCGTGCTCTCCGGCGGCGAGCGCGCCCGCCTGGGCATGGCCAAGCTGATGCTGCAGAGCTACAACCTGCTGGCCCTCGACGAACCGACCAACCACATGGACATCAAGTCCAAGGAGATCCTCAAACAGGCCCTCAAGGCCTACGACGGCACGCTGCTGGTCGTCTCGCACGACCGCGATTTCCTGGACGGGCTGGTGGACAAGATGTACGAGTTCCGCGACGGCCAGGTCAAGGAGCACCTCGGCACGGTGAGCGATTTCCTCGCGAAGCGCAAGCTGGAGACGCTCCAGGAGCTGGAGCGGAAGTTCGCGCCTGCGCCGACCGCCGCCGCGCGCAAGGAGGAGGAGCAGAAGAAGAGCGCCTTCGAGGAGCGCAAGCAGGTCAACAAGATCGACCGCAAGAAGAAGAACCGCATCTCCTACCTGGAGTGCGAGATCGCCAAGCAGGAGGAGCGGATGAAGCAGATCGAGGCGATCCTGGCCGCGCCTACGGAGAAGGACGACATCATGGACCTGACCCGCGAGTACCTGGAGTGCAAGCGGGACCTGGACGCCAAGACTGAAGAATGGGGAACGTTAATCGATTAA